One genomic window of Garra rufa chromosome 2, GarRuf1.0, whole genome shotgun sequence includes the following:
- the cxcl12a gene encoding chemokine (C-X-C motif) ligand 12a (stromal cell-derived factor 1) → MDLKVIVIFALMAVVIHAPISNAKPISLVERCWCRSTVNTVPQRSIRELKFLHTPNCPFQVIAKLKNNKEVCINPETKWLQQYLRNAMNKMKKAQQQQS, encoded by the exons ATGGATCTGAAAGTGATCGTAATATTCGCTTTGATGGCGGTCGTCATTCATGCACCGATTTCAAATG CCAAGCCCATCAGCCTGGTAGAGAGATGCTGGTGCCGTTCCACAGTCAACACAGTCCCACAGAGAAGCATTCGCGAGCTCAAGTTCCTCCACACACCCAACTGCCCCTTCCAAGTCAT TGCCAAACTGAAGAACAACAAGGAGGTGTGCATTAACCCAGAGACCAAATGGCTGCAACAGTACCTGAGGAACGCCATGAACAA AATGAAAAAAGCCCAACAACAGCAGAGCTAA